Proteins found in one Takifugu flavidus isolate HTHZ2018 chromosome 7, ASM371156v2, whole genome shotgun sequence genomic segment:
- the LOC130528259 gene encoding uncharacterized protein LOC130528259, translating into MCARGKSSHQSPLSEVIVRGRGGGALGTGRRTPVQESGEAGPRCTPAGLPVLSTVGQPDSRPVLSARSEGLAVHKGPPTPGRVSEAGSTLRWSFRGGVDDESRSRLPEGFLGIQDAPHVSKVKLVAELDLVPPSEALPFPRVVDGAPAYTFRFADDDEGSSTWSTGRGMVRRHDRGSPAISSWTTAFSATVLTRTSLVGHLEAPVEGEGNVGVQGSRLYVVVVVCCCGCVCFFLQEASRSRYLLQLALHVSHGLHATLLDWRMGRT; encoded by the exons ATGTGTGCCAGGGGAAAGTCCTCCCACCAGTCCCCATTGTCAGAGGTCATTGTCCGAGGACGAGGTGGCGGTGCCCTCGGTACAGGCCGGCGTACGCCGGTGCAGGAGAGTGGGGAGGCAGGTCCACGCTGCACTCCTGCGGGCCTCCCAGTGCTCTCAACAGTAGGCCAGCCGGACTCCAGGCCTGTCCTATCagccaggtcagaaggtctggctgtccACAAAGGACCTCCCACTCCAGGTAgagtctcggaagctggctccaCGCTTCGTTGGTCCTTTCGAGGTGGAGTGGATGATGAGTCTCGCAGCCGTCTGCCTGAAGGTTTCCTTGGCATTCAAGATGCACCCCATGTCTCCAAGGTTAAGCTGGTCGCTGAGTTGGATCTGGTCCCTCCATCTGAGGCCCTGCCGTTCCCCCGTGTTGTGGATGGGGCACCCGCCTACACATTCCGGTTCGCCGATGACGACGAAGGTTCCAGTACCTGGTCaactgggaggggtatggtccggaggCACGATCGTGGGTCCCCCGCCATTTCATCCTGGACAACAGCCTTCTCCGCTACTGTGCTCACACGGACAAGCCTGGTAGGGCACCTGGAGGCGCCCGTTGAGGGGGAAGgtaatgttggggtccagggttccaggttgtatgttgttgtggttgtgtgttgttgtggttgtgtgtgtttcttcctgcaggaggcATCGAGGAGCCGATATTTgctacagctggcactgcaTGTTTCCCATG gtctccacgccACCTTGCTGGACTGGAGAATGGGCAGGacctga